The sequence AGGAGGTCGCCGCCCTGCGCAAGGTGTCGTTCCTGCTGGAGCCGGGCGAGATGGTCGCCGTCGTCGGGCCGTCCGGCTCGGGCAAGACCACCCTGCTGAACCTGGTGTGCGGCTGGGAGCGCCCCGACGACGGCGAGCTGCGGTGGGGCGACGGCTTCCCCGGCGACGACCCGGCCGACTTCGGCTGGGCCCACCTCGCCATCGTCCCCCAGGCCCTCGGCCTCGCCGAGGACCTGTC is a genomic window of Acidimicrobiales bacterium containing:
- a CDS encoding ATP-binding cassette domain-containing protein → MSGPPVLVVDEVSKSYRRAAEEVAALRKVSFLLEPGEMVAVVGPSGSGKTTLLNLVCGWERPDDGELRWGDGFPGDDPADFGWAHLAIVPQALGLAEDLS